In Streptomyces durocortorensis, a genomic segment contains:
- the yidC gene encoding membrane protein insertase YidC: MDTIASLFSFITTPVSWIIVQFHKVYGALFGDDSGWAWGLSIVSLVVLIRICLIPLFVKQIKSTRNMQVLQPKMKAIQERYKNDKQRQSEEMMKLYKETGTNPLSSCLPILAQSPFFFALYHVLSSIASGKKIGAINQDLLDSARQAHIFGAPLAAKFTDSAEKVASLNASLTDVRVVTALMIVLMSASQFFTQRQLMTKNVDLTVKTPYMQQQKMLMYIFPVIFAVMGINFPVGVLVYWLTTNVWTMGQQMYVINQNPTPGSKAQDAYLQRVLKSVTSHGQVRGRTRRKMVKAIVAKGPDRNDIERKFITGLAKLGLAAQEDGTVLKSDTAAAEAEGAAHKRQQPKRQTKAKRQTAATAGGAKDTERGTAGSKTSLQKQDASQDDKPKSPGKPASGSSRQAKSGQRKGPQRPKHPSKK, encoded by the coding sequence GTGGACACGATTGCCAGTCTGTTCAGCTTTATCACCACGCCCGTCTCGTGGATCATCGTCCAGTTCCACAAGGTTTACGGAGCGCTGTTCGGCGATGACTCCGGGTGGGCCTGGGGCCTGTCGATCGTGTCCCTGGTGGTCCTGATCCGGATCTGCCTGATCCCGCTCTTCGTGAAGCAGATCAAGTCGACCCGCAATATGCAGGTGCTCCAGCCGAAGATGAAGGCGATCCAGGAGCGCTACAAGAACGACAAGCAGCGTCAGTCCGAAGAGATGATGAAGCTGTACAAGGAGACGGGCACCAACCCGCTCTCCTCGTGCCTTCCCATCCTGGCGCAGTCACCGTTCTTCTTCGCCCTGTATCACGTGCTGTCGTCCATCGCCTCGGGCAAGAAGATCGGCGCGATCAACCAGGATCTGCTCGACAGCGCGCGTCAGGCCCACATCTTCGGCGCCCCGCTGGCCGCGAAGTTCACGGACAGCGCCGAGAAGGTCGCCTCGCTCAACGCCTCCCTGACGGACGTCCGCGTCGTCACCGCGCTGATGATCGTGCTGATGTCGGCGTCGCAGTTCTTCACCCAGCGCCAGCTGATGACGAAGAACGTCGACCTGACGGTGAAGACCCCGTACATGCAGCAGCAGAAGATGCTGATGTACATCTTCCCGGTCATCTTCGCCGTGATGGGCATCAACTTCCCCGTCGGTGTCCTCGTCTACTGGCTGACCACCAACGTCTGGACCATGGGTCAGCAGATGTACGTGATCAACCAGAACCCGACGCCGGGCAGCAAGGCGCAGGACGCCTACCTCCAGCGGGTGCTCAAGAGCGTGACCTCTCACGGTCAGGTACGGGGCCGAACCCGGCGCAAGATGGTCAAGGCGATCGTCGCCAAGGGTCCCGACCGCAACGACATCGAGCGCAAGTTCATCACCGGTCTGGCCAAGCTGGGTCTCGCGGCCCAGGAGGACGGCACCGTGCTGAAGAGCGACACCGCCGCCGCCGAGGCCGAGGGCGCCGCGCACAAGCGTCAGCAGCCCAAGCGCCAGACCAAGGCGAAGCGCCAGACGGCCGCCACGGCGGGCGGAGCCAAGGACACCGAGCGCGGGACCGCAGGCTCCAAGACCTCGCTCCAGAAGCAGGACGCATCGCAGGACGACAAGCCGAAGTCCCCGGGCAAGCCCGCCTCCGGCTCCTCACGCCAAGCCAAGTCCGGACAGCGCAAGGGCCCGCAGCGGCCCAAGCACCCGTCCAAGAAGTAA
- the rsmG gene encoding 16S rRNA (guanine(527)-N(7))-methyltransferase RsmG: protein MTEAAELPQAPEEAQAVFGELFPEAVRYAELLADAGVQRGLIGPREVPRLWERHLLNCAVLSEVVPEGVTVCDVGSGAGLPGIPLALVRPDLKITLLEPLLRRTNFLQEVVELLGLDHVTVVRGRAEEVLGTLQPVHVVTARAVAPLDRLAGWGVPLLKPYGEMLALKGDTAEEEINGARAALSKLGVVETEVLQVGEGVVDPLSTVVRVVVGESPGGVRFAAKRAKAARTGRTRRRR from the coding sequence GTGACGGAGGCAGCAGAGCTCCCCCAGGCACCTGAAGAGGCGCAGGCGGTATTCGGAGAGCTCTTCCCGGAGGCTGTCCGGTACGCGGAGCTTCTGGCGGACGCCGGAGTCCAGCGCGGCCTGATCGGCCCGCGTGAGGTGCCGCGGCTTTGGGAGCGCCACCTGCTGAACTGTGCGGTGCTCTCCGAGGTCGTGCCGGAAGGCGTCACCGTCTGCGATGTGGGTTCGGGTGCGGGCCTGCCCGGTATCCCGCTGGCTCTGGTGCGCCCCGACCTCAAGATCACCCTGCTGGAGCCGCTGCTCCGGCGGACGAACTTCCTCCAGGAGGTCGTCGAGCTGCTCGGCCTGGACCATGTCACGGTCGTACGCGGCCGGGCCGAGGAGGTCCTCGGGACGCTTCAGCCGGTGCATGTCGTGACCGCGCGCGCCGTGGCACCGCTGGACCGGCTGGCGGGCTGGGGGGTGCCTCTGCTGAAGCCGTACGGTGAGATGCTCGCGCTCAAGGGCGACACGGCCGAGGAGGAGATCAACGGCGCCAGGGCCGCGCTGAGCAAGCTCGGTGTGGTGGAGACCGAGGTGCTCCAGGTCGGTGAGGGTGTGGTCGATCCGCTCTCCACGGTGGTCCGTGTGGTGGTGGGCGAGAGTCCGGGTGGTGTGAGGTTCGCCGCAAAGAGGGCCAAGGCAGCCCGGACGGGACGTACACGCAGGCGTCGCTGA
- the yidD gene encoding membrane protein insertion efficiency factor YidD: MKYPLLALIKLYQWTISPLLGPVCRYYPSCSHYGYTSIDRHGAIKGTALTAWRILRCNPWSPGGVDHVPPRKRPRWHELLRNALRGDKGGEPAADVPSGGSVSEPPSPAAETSPNAQGA; encoded by the coding sequence ATGAAGTACCCGTTGCTTGCTCTCATCAAGCTGTACCAGTGGACGATCAGTCCACTGCTCGGGCCTGTCTGCCGCTATTACCCGTCGTGTTCCCACTATGGATATACGTCGATCGACAGGCACGGTGCCATCAAGGGAACAGCGCTGACCGCCTGGCGCATCCTGCGGTGCAATCCGTGGTCGCCCGGCGGTGTGGATCATGTCCCGCCACGCAAGCGTCCGCGGTGGCACGAGCTGCTGCGCAATGCCCTGCGCGGCGACAAGGGCGGGGAGCCCGCCGCTGATGTGCCGTCCGGGGGGTCGGTCTCCGAACCTCCGAGCCCGGCCGCAGAGACCTCGCCCAATGCTCAAGGAGCCTGA
- the rnpA gene encoding ribonuclease P protein component gives MLPTENRLRRREDFATAVRRGRRAGRPLLVVHLRSGETDPHVTGETVPPPRAGFVVSKAVGGAVVRTAVKRKLRHLVRDRLAQLPPGSLVVVRALPGSGDADHAQLARDLDAALQRLLGGGAR, from the coding sequence GTGCTGCCTACCGAGAATCGGCTGAGGCGGCGCGAGGACTTCGCGACCGCGGTACGACGAGGACGTCGAGCCGGGCGTCCGCTGCTCGTCGTCCATCTACGCAGCGGTGAAACGGACCCGCACGTGACGGGGGAGACTGTTCCCCCACCACGTGCGGGTTTCGTTGTCAGCAAGGCCGTGGGCGGAGCGGTCGTCCGCACAGCGGTGAAGCGGAAGCTTCGCCACCTGGTCCGCGACCGGCTGGCTCAGCTGCCCCCCGGTAGCCTTGTTGTCGTACGGGCGCTGCCCGGTTCGGGCGACGCCGACCATGCACAGCTGGCCCGAGACCTGGATGCCGCGCTGCAGCGGCTGCTGGGAGGGGGCGCGCGATGA
- the rpmH gene encoding 50S ribosomal protein L34: MSKRTFQPNNRRRAKTHGFRLRMRTRAGRAILANRRGKGRSSLSA, encoded by the coding sequence GTGAGCAAGCGCACCTTCCAGCCGAACAACCGTCGTCGCGCCAAGACCCACGGCTTCCGTCTGCGCATGCGTACCCGTGCCGGCCGCGCGATTCTCGCGAACCGCCGTGGCAAGGGCCGCAGCAGCCTGTCCGCCTGA
- a CDS encoding Jag family protein — protein MTEGTTSTAAAEGSDTLTRLEQEGEIAADYLEGLLDIADLDGDIDMDVEADRAAVSIISDSARDLQKLVGRDGEVLEALQELTRLAVHRETGDRSRLMLDIGGFRAKKREILAELGAKAADEVKNSGKPVKLDPMTPFERKVVHDAIAAAGLRSESEGEEPQRFVVVLPA, from the coding sequence GTGACGGAAGGCACCACCTCCACGGCCGCCGCTGAGGGCAGCGACACCCTGACCCGCCTGGAGCAGGAGGGCGAGATCGCGGCCGACTACCTCGAAGGACTGCTCGACATCGCCGACCTCGACGGCGATATCGACATGGACGTCGAGGCGGACCGGGCCGCGGTGTCGATCATCAGCGACTCGGCACGCGATCTGCAGAAGCTCGTGGGCCGGGACGGGGAGGTCCTGGAGGCGCTCCAGGAGCTGACGCGACTGGCCGTTCACCGGGAGACCGGCGACCGCAGTCGTCTGATGCTGGACATCGGCGGATTCCGTGCGAAGAAGCGCGAGATCCTCGCCGAGTTGGGTGCCAAGGCAGCGGACGAGGTCAAGAACTCGGGCAAGCCGGTGAAGCTGGACCCGATGACCCCGTTCGAGCGCAAGGTCGTGCACGACGCGATCGCCGCCGCCGGTCTCCGGAGCGAGTCGGAGGGCGAGGAGCCGCAGCGCTTCGTCGTCGTTCTCCCGGCCTGA